Proteins from a single region of Halorubrum sp. 2020YC2:
- a CDS encoding ABC transporter ATP-binding protein produces MARVTLDTLRKEFDRGTIVAVDDLDLEIDDGEFVTVVGPSGCGKTTTLRMVAGLEEPTSGTVSFDDEDVTDIHAKERPVAMVFQNYALYPHKTVRQNMAFGLKMSTEMTTEERHERVREMAEMMGIEDLLDDKPDELSGGQKQRVALGRAIAREPEVFLFDEPLSNLDAKLRTEMRAEIQKLQKEFGVTAMYVTHDQEEAMTMGDRLAILNDGELQQVGEPTEVYQNPVNEFVAGFIGSPSMNFLDVDVETDGTTATIRDESSGLALSLSREYVGGHDLESGPYTLGIRPENIEIVEEPTGEETLTATVEVVEPIGSDNYVHLGVNDDFLARAPANIKPEAGDEVGVVFAEEDLHLFDAETGEDVFLTDEEIAAAVA; encoded by the coding sequence ATGGCACGCGTCACGCTCGATACGCTCCGGAAGGAGTTCGACAGGGGGACCATCGTCGCCGTCGACGACCTGGATCTGGAGATCGACGACGGGGAGTTCGTGACCGTGGTCGGGCCGTCGGGGTGCGGGAAGACGACCACCCTCCGGATGGTGGCGGGGCTCGAAGAGCCGACCTCCGGGACCGTCAGCTTCGACGACGAGGACGTCACCGACATCCACGCGAAGGAGCGCCCGGTCGCGATGGTGTTCCAGAACTACGCGTTGTACCCGCACAAGACGGTCCGGCAGAACATGGCGTTCGGGCTCAAGATGAGCACCGAGATGACGACGGAGGAGCGCCACGAGCGCGTCCGCGAGATGGCGGAGATGATGGGCATCGAGGACCTCCTCGACGACAAGCCCGACGAGCTCTCCGGCGGCCAGAAGCAGCGCGTCGCGCTCGGGCGGGCCATCGCGCGGGAGCCGGAGGTGTTCCTCTTCGACGAGCCGCTCTCGAACCTCGACGCGAAGCTCCGCACGGAGATGCGCGCGGAGATCCAGAAGCTGCAAAAAGAGTTCGGCGTCACCGCGATGTACGTCACCCACGATCAGGAGGAGGCGATGACGATGGGCGACCGCCTCGCCATCCTGAACGACGGGGAGCTCCAGCAGGTCGGGGAGCCGACCGAGGTGTACCAGAACCCCGTCAACGAGTTCGTCGCCGGCTTCATCGGCTCGCCGTCGATGAACTTCCTCGACGTCGACGTCGAGACCGACGGGACGACGGCGACGATCCGCGACGAGTCGTCGGGGCTCGCGCTCTCGCTCAGCCGCGAGTACGTCGGCGGGCACGACCTCGAAAGCGGCCCGTACACACTCGGGATCCGGCCCGAGAACATCGAGATCGTCGAGGAGCCGACCGGCGAGGAGACGCTGACCGCGACCGTCGAGGTCGTCGAGCCGATCGGCTCCGACAACTACGTCCACCTCGGCGTGAACGACGACTTCCTCGCGCGGGCGCCCGCGAACATCAAGCCCGAGGCCGGCGACGAGGTCGGCGTCGTCTTCGCGGAGGAAGACCTCCACCTGTTCGACGCCGAGACGGGCGAGGACGTGTTCCTCACCGACGAGGAGATCGCGGCCGCGGTCGCGTAA
- a CDS encoding extracellular solute-binding protein, with translation MNEKRRTLLKAMGGSTALAGLAGCISTGGDGSDGSDGSDGSDGSDGSDGSDGGDGESGGTATLWTDLSDGEDEAMSSYIDEYESESSNTIEKNEPGGELDQQLETAIPSGEGPDSWIWAHDWIGRFAVREEPPFLYDASDDVDASLDVFTETAQEAVQFDGALHGLPFASETVTLFYNEDMVDEPPETFEEMLSVMDEYHNPENGEYGLSYPVTDPYFASGFIQAYGGDIFDTESLETAIDSDACKQGMDALERLFDYVPADPGYESQIVAFADGAAPFAINGPWEIANLQGEIENLGVTTLPTVDGNNPRTYSGIQTFYFSAMLSDADQSNVDAATGLAEWYTTNEDIVETNAEEQGYIPVLSSVVEDGDLSADVQAFAQQVDHGVPIPTHPNMNAVWTPLTEALTRIFNGDQESGPALDQAASEIRENQ, from the coding sequence ATGAACGAGAAACGTAGAACGCTGCTCAAGGCGATGGGGGGATCGACTGCGCTCGCGGGGCTCGCGGGCTGTATCAGCACCGGCGGCGACGGTTCCGACGGTTCCGACGGTTCCGACGGTTCCGACGGTTCCGACGGTTCCGACGGTTCCGACGGCGGCGACGGCGAAAGCGGTGGAACCGCGACGCTGTGGACCGACCTCTCCGACGGCGAGGACGAGGCCATGTCCTCGTACATCGACGAGTACGAGTCCGAGAGCTCCAACACGATCGAGAAGAACGAGCCGGGCGGCGAGCTCGACCAGCAGCTCGAGACCGCCATCCCGTCGGGAGAGGGTCCCGACTCGTGGATCTGGGCGCACGACTGGATCGGCCGGTTCGCGGTCCGCGAGGAGCCGCCGTTCCTCTACGACGCGAGCGACGACGTCGACGCCTCGCTCGACGTGTTCACCGAGACCGCCCAGGAGGCGGTCCAGTTCGACGGCGCGCTCCACGGGCTCCCGTTCGCCTCGGAGACGGTCACGCTGTTCTACAACGAGGACATGGTCGACGAGCCGCCCGAGACGTTCGAGGAGATGCTCTCGGTGATGGACGAGTATCACAACCCCGAGAACGGCGAGTACGGCCTCTCGTACCCCGTGACGGACCCCTACTTCGCCAGCGGGTTCATCCAGGCGTACGGCGGCGACATCTTCGACACGGAGAGCCTCGAGACCGCCATCGACAGCGACGCGTGTAAGCAGGGGATGGACGCGCTCGAACGGCTGTTCGACTACGTGCCGGCCGACCCCGGCTACGAGTCGCAGATCGTCGCGTTCGCCGACGGCGCCGCACCCTTCGCGATCAACGGCCCGTGGGAGATCGCGAACCTTCAGGGCGAGATCGAGAACCTCGGCGTCACGACGCTGCCGACCGTCGACGGCAACAACCCTCGGACGTACTCGGGGATCCAGACGTTCTACTTCAGCGCGATGCTGTCTGACGCCGACCAGTCGAACGTCGACGCCGCGACGGGGCTCGCGGAGTGGTACACCACGAACGAGGACATCGTCGAGACCAACGCCGAGGAGCAGGGGTACATCCCCGTCCTCTCCTCCGTCGTGGAGGACGGCGACCTCTCCGCCGACGTTCAGGCGTTCGCCCAGCAGGTCGACCACGGCGTCCCCATCCCGACTCACCCGAACATGAACGCCGTCTGGACGCCGCTGACCGAGGCGCTGACCCGCATCTTCAACGGCGATCAGGAGAGCGGCCCGGCCCTCGATCAGGCCGCATCGGAGATCCGGGAGAACCAGTAA
- a CDS encoding sugar ABC transporter permease gives MASSQLDAGRDGLSRLRSALPFTGRDWGLLLVIPGVVLFSSFMLYPIVYLFYISLTDATFAGSVIGGGAELIGLENYVQLLGDSQFWTSMSTTWLFVAVSLVVKVFVAVGIALLLNHARVVGKRYMRAAVIVPLGFPGIFTITVWRGMFSDARFGVFNTLLGRYNDVMSSLSAPQALLFDVPIGFLSGRWEAFFAYVTTEVWLAYPFMVIIIVSALQDVPRSLHEAAMVDGAGWLQRFRTVTLPAIKGPVLFASILTAATSFQQFLIPWVFNQGGPARQNELIIVYGYREAISFNEFGLSAAILIVAIAFVGLFMLVAVRYGGLAEGVGEE, from the coding sequence ATGGCCTCTTCACAACTCGACGCCGGCAGAGACGGGCTCTCGAGGCTCCGGTCAGCGCTGCCGTTCACCGGCCGCGACTGGGGGCTGCTGCTCGTCATCCCCGGCGTGGTCCTCTTCTCGAGTTTCATGCTGTACCCGATCGTCTACCTGTTTTACATCTCCCTGACCGACGCGACCTTCGCCGGATCGGTGATCGGCGGCGGCGCCGAGCTGATCGGACTCGAGAACTACGTCCAGCTGCTCGGAGACTCGCAGTTCTGGACGTCGATGTCGACGACGTGGCTGTTCGTCGCCGTCTCGCTCGTGGTCAAGGTGTTCGTCGCCGTCGGCATCGCGCTCCTCTTGAACCACGCGCGGGTCGTCGGCAAACGCTACATGCGCGCCGCGGTGATCGTCCCGCTGGGGTTCCCCGGCATCTTCACGATCACGGTCTGGCGCGGGATGTTCAGCGACGCCCGGTTCGGCGTGTTCAACACGCTGCTCGGCCGCTACAACGACGTCATGTCGTCGCTGTCGGCGCCGCAGGCCCTGCTGTTCGACGTGCCGATCGGCTTCCTCAGCGGTCGCTGGGAGGCGTTCTTCGCGTACGTCACCACGGAGGTGTGGCTCGCGTACCCGTTCATGGTGATCATCATCGTGAGCGCCTTACAGGACGTTCCCCGGTCGCTCCACGAGGCGGCGATGGTCGACGGCGCCGGGTGGCTCCAGCGGTTCCGGACGGTCACCCTCCCGGCGATCAAAGGGCCGGTGCTTTTCGCCTCCATCCTCACGGCCGCGACGTCGTTCCAGCAGTTCCTGATCCCGTGGGTGTTCAACCAGGGCGGACCGGCCAGACAGAACGAGCTGATAATCGTGTACGGCTACCGCGAAGCGATCAGCTTCAACGAGTTCGGGCTCTCCGCGGCGATCCTCATCGTCGCCATCGCCTTCGTCGGACTCTTCATGCTCGTCGCCGTGCGCTACGGCGGCCTCGCAGAGGGGGTGGGTGAGGAATGA
- a CDS encoding ABC transporter permease subunit: MSLLRSFAALVAAKLVAFATAPKRFVVTVQRATYDLRTGKRTLWDVSKSVLMTLFGFAMVLVLLFPLFWIFAASLAEGTRLFTTSGIFPDPSTYNLGAYRWVVFESDFFFVDGDWGYPQLVLGGSGGLVSFRWAGTETGPGALFNSLYIVSVTLAAGFGMIVPAAYAFSRRKFVGRKRILYGYVLFTQIGAGLSIATLVALYSLFSSYGLTNNLFVLGLFYAGGAIPFNTWLLKTYMDNIPVSYEEAAMVDGASFLDTIREVILPLTKPGLAVVLIFVWLAGWNEFIIAQTLLRPENYPLSVELYNIATEGRFSTPWTRFAAFANLFALPVAIVYFAAQRSVEDGLSFGGMEG, encoded by the coding sequence ATGAGCCTGCTCCGCTCGTTCGCGGCGCTCGTCGCCGCCAAGCTGGTCGCGTTCGCGACCGCGCCGAAGCGGTTCGTCGTCACCGTCCAGCGGGCGACCTACGATCTCCGCACGGGCAAGCGCACCCTGTGGGACGTCTCGAAGAGCGTCCTGATGACGCTGTTCGGATTCGCGATGGTGTTGGTGCTTCTGTTCCCGCTGTTCTGGATCTTCGCCGCGTCGCTGGCGGAGGGGACGCGGCTGTTCACCACCAGCGGCATCTTCCCGGACCCGTCGACGTACAACCTCGGCGCGTACCGGTGGGTGGTCTTCGAGTCCGACTTCTTCTTCGTCGACGGCGACTGGGGGTATCCCCAGCTCGTCCTCGGCGGGAGCGGCGGGCTTGTGAGCTTCCGGTGGGCCGGCACCGAGACCGGTCCCGGCGCGCTGTTCAACAGCCTCTACATCGTCAGCGTGACGCTCGCGGCCGGGTTCGGGATGATCGTCCCGGCGGCGTACGCGTTCTCGCGCCGGAAGTTCGTCGGCCGCAAGCGGATCCTCTACGGCTACGTCCTCTTCACGCAGATCGGTGCCGGGCTGTCGATCGCGACGCTCGTGGCGCTGTACTCGCTTTTCAGCAGCTACGGGCTCACGAACAACCTGTTCGTGCTCGGGCTGTTCTACGCCGGGGGGGCGATCCCGTTCAACACGTGGCTGCTGAAGACGTACATGGACAACATCCCCGTCTCCTACGAGGAGGCGGCGATGGTCGACGGCGCGAGCTTCCTCGACACGATCCGGGAAGTGATCCTCCCGCTGACGAAACCGGGGCTCGCCGTCGTCCTCATCTTCGTCTGGCTCGCCGGCTGGAACGAGTTCATCATCGCGCAGACGCTGTTGCGCCCCGAGAACTACCCGCTCTCGGTGGAGCTGTACAACATCGCGACCGAGGGGCGGTTCTCGACGCCGTGGACGCGCTTCGCGGCGTTCGCGAACCTGTTCGCGCTGCCGGTCGCGATCGTCTACTTCGCGGCGCAGCGTTCCGTCGAGGACGGCCTCTCGTTCGGCGGGATGGAAGGGTAG
- a CDS encoding glutathione S-transferase family protein, with the protein MNQLVNGEWRTDTYEATDEEGAFQRGETTFRNWIAGSDVPDHVDAEPDERFQPEAGRYHLYVSYACPWAHRTLLARSLLGLEDTISVSVVDPWRGEGGWQFSPEKDGCTPDHLHDNDYLRELYVEADPDATCRVTVPVLWDKEEETIVNNESREILRTLSTAFADLGNNVSLLPDESDDATVAEVDEVITDIYEPINNGVYRAGFATSQSAYDEAIDDLFDALDRYDEHLADQRYLVGDSLTEADICMFTTLIRFDQVYHTHFMCNRKFIHQYENLWPYLRDLYQTEGVAETVNMAHIKEHYYTTHPDVTPSGIVARGPDLDFEAAHGRDRLAGAPPTPTADD; encoded by the coding sequence ATGAACCAGCTCGTGAACGGCGAGTGGCGGACGGACACCTACGAGGCGACCGACGAGGAGGGGGCCTTCCAGCGCGGCGAGACCACCTTCCGGAACTGGATCGCGGGCAGCGACGTGCCCGACCACGTCGACGCGGAACCGGACGAGCGCTTCCAGCCGGAGGCCGGCCGGTATCACCTGTACGTCTCGTACGCCTGCCCGTGGGCGCACCGGACGCTGCTCGCGCGGTCGCTGCTCGGCCTCGAAGACACGATCAGCGTCTCGGTCGTCGACCCGTGGCGCGGCGAGGGCGGCTGGCAGTTCAGCCCGGAGAAGGACGGCTGTACGCCCGACCACCTCCACGACAACGACTACCTCCGAGAGCTATACGTCGAGGCCGACCCCGACGCCACCTGTCGGGTAACCGTCCCCGTGCTCTGGGACAAAGAGGAGGAGACCATCGTCAACAACGAGTCCCGGGAGATCCTCCGCACCCTCTCGACCGCGTTCGCGGACCTCGGAAACAACGTTTCGCTGCTGCCCGACGAGAGCGACGACGCGACCGTCGCGGAGGTCGACGAGGTGATCACCGACATCTACGAGCCGATCAACAACGGCGTCTACCGCGCCGGATTCGCCACCTCGCAGAGCGCCTACGACGAGGCGATAGACGACCTCTTCGACGCGCTCGACCGCTACGACGAACACCTCGCGGATCAGCGCTACCTCGTCGGTGACTCGCTCACCGAGGCGGACATCTGTATGTTCACCACCCTGATCCGCTTCGATCAGGTGTACCACACCCACTTCATGTGCAACCGGAAGTTCATCCACCAGTACGAGAACCTCTGGCCGTACCTGCGCGACCTCTACCAGACCGAGGGCGTCGCAGAGACCGTGAACATGGCACACATCAAGGAGCACTACTACACCACGCACCCGGACGTGACACCCTCGGGAATCGTCGCGCGCGGGCCCGACCTCGACTTCGAGGCCGCCCACGGCCGCGACCGGCTCGCGGGGGCGCCGCCGACGCCGACCGCCGACGACTGA
- a CDS encoding FAD-dependent oxidoreductase: MTEEVEPAPSVAVVGGGAVGVTTAADLAARGADVTLYERGELAAESSGLAAGVLYDAYAEDVDTAVGARALERFRAFDRTLPGFSFTSCPYVIAVREGDPDADAVPAMVERMRDHGREVSVVDPDALGRRFPALRTDDLAVAAVAEGAGWTDPASYVRALGERAAREGVAVETGTAVALGPRTDAGREIRVRDAGETGESAVETRDFDAVVVAAGAHTRSLLADAGVTVPVVPYRVQALVARAEYTGPMAYDATADAYLRPHPDGLLAGDGTEPVPADPDDYRREADDWFREGVSAVLDERLASGDSAERFDPQSDVSRSWAGLCTATPDGDPVVGPVDSAAGDPVAGDPALFVAAGWQGHGFMRAPAMGETVAEGVLASLAGVDFDAPDSPWIGAFDPARFDGDEEFEIAEGMSLSNRADGT, translated from the coding sequence ATGACCGAGGAAGTCGAGCCCGCGCCGTCGGTCGCGGTCGTCGGCGGCGGCGCGGTCGGCGTCACGACGGCCGCCGACCTCGCGGCCCGCGGCGCCGACGTGACGCTCTACGAGCGCGGCGAACTGGCGGCCGAGAGCTCCGGACTCGCGGCGGGGGTCCTCTACGACGCCTACGCCGAGGACGTCGACACCGCGGTCGGCGCCCGCGCGCTGGAGCGCTTCCGCGCGTTCGACCGGACGCTGCCCGGGTTCTCGTTTACCTCCTGCCCGTACGTCATCGCGGTCCGCGAGGGGGACCCCGACGCCGACGCCGTCCCGGCGATGGTCGAGCGCATGCGCGACCACGGCCGCGAGGTGTCCGTCGTCGACCCCGACGCGCTCGGCCGGCGCTTCCCCGCCCTCCGGACCGACGACCTCGCGGTCGCGGCGGTGGCCGAGGGGGCCGGCTGGACCGACCCCGCGAGCTACGTCCGCGCGCTGGGCGAGCGGGCCGCCCGCGAGGGCGTCGCGGTCGAGACGGGAACCGCGGTCGCGCTCGGCCCGCGAACCGACGCGGGCCGAGAGATCCGGGTTCGTGACGCCGGAGAGACGGGAGAATCAGCCGTCGAGACGCGCGATTTCGACGCCGTCGTCGTCGCCGCCGGCGCGCACACCCGGTCGCTGCTCGCGGACGCGGGCGTCACGGTCCCGGTCGTCCCCTACCGCGTTCAGGCGCTCGTCGCTCGGGCGGAGTACACCGGCCCGATGGCCTACGACGCGACCGCGGACGCGTACCTCCGCCCGCATCCGGACGGCCTGCTCGCGGGCGACGGCACGGAGCCGGTCCCCGCCGACCCCGACGACTACCGACGCGAGGCGGACGACTGGTTCCGCGAGGGCGTTTCCGCCGTCCTCGACGAGCGCCTCGCCAGCGGTGATTCCGCGGAGCGGTTCGACCCCCAGTCCGACGTCTCGCGGTCGTGGGCCGGGCTCTGTACCGCGACGCCCGACGGCGACCCGGTCGTCGGACCGGTGGACTCGGCGGCGGGGGACCCGGTGGCGGGCGACCCCGCGCTGTTCGTCGCCGCCGGCTGGCAGGGCCACGGGTTCATGCGCGCACCGGCGATGGGCGAGACGGTCGCGGAGGGCGTGCTCGCGTCGCTCGCGGGCGTCGACTTCGACGCGCCGGACTCGCCGTGGATCGGGGCGTTCGACCCGGCGCGGTTCGACGGCGACGAGGAGTTCGAGATCGCGGAGGGGATGTCGCTGTCGAACCGGGCGGACGGGACCTAA
- a CDS encoding Hsp20/alpha crystallin family protein codes for MGGLVETGRSALRSALERVGRGWGRVQERRPLSTDLLESDDAYLVVFDAPGVRGEDVDVTFLDHTVEVNLERFRDFYDGYDLVFPGRGVSLSGSVDLPRDADVTPEGANATLTRNGTLRVEIPKREGSGDVDVVEEDD; via the coding sequence GTGGGCGGACTCGTCGAAACCGGTCGGTCAGCGCTCCGGAGCGCCCTCGAACGCGTCGGCCGCGGGTGGGGTCGCGTCCAGGAGCGCCGCCCGCTCTCCACCGACCTCCTCGAGAGCGACGACGCCTACCTCGTCGTCTTCGACGCCCCCGGCGTCCGGGGCGAAGACGTCGACGTCACCTTCCTCGATCACACCGTCGAGGTGAACTTAGAGCGCTTCCGCGACTTCTACGACGGCTACGACCTCGTGTTCCCGGGCCGCGGCGTCTCGCTGTCCGGGAGCGTCGACCTCCCCCGAGACGCCGACGTGACGCCCGAGGGCGCGAACGCGACGCTCACGCGCAACGGCACGCTCCGCGTCGAGATCCCCAAACGCGAGGGGTCCGGCGACGTCGACGTGGTCGAGGAGGACGACTGA
- a CDS encoding radical SAM protein has protein sequence MTDSPASARGSLPADPNDLSVTIVDGYVDEPAHFGVPPYLSTYPRYTAGALVDAGVPESQITYHTIDELRDDRSKHADVADADLMVYVGGMTVPGKYVGGTPAEPDEVRELGWTADGVTLLGGPVRFGVGEENAGAQETQRDDLDYDFVAMGDVEAAAHDLVREGLEGYGNRMRTNEEVDRWARRGAFVVEQHPNHPDYLICEMETSRGCAYRCSFCTEPLYGDPAFRTPDSVVGEVDALSNRGVRHFRLGRQADILAFGGDGEAPNPDALRELYGGIREVAPDLRTLHLDNMNPVTITDYPEASREAIRVIAEHNTPGDTAAFGLESADPVVQEENNLLVTAEECLEAVRVVNEEGGWRPGDGPETTPGDATRVTGPSTGPDASPRLPKLLPGINLVHGLTGERPETYEHNKEFLQTVYDEGLMLRRINIRQVMAFAGTEMAETGADVAQEHKDQFQAYKREVRETIDNPMLDRVVPPGTVLPDLHLEYHQDGKTFGRQLGTYALLVAVPGERELGTTIDVAITDHGYRSVTGVPYPLDVNAASMDELTAIPGINRSRAGDVVVGRPYESVDGVDAGVADLAAYAVAGDTDVPIPGRDRAGSGPGPAARSSLGRGD, from the coding sequence ATGACCGATTCGCCCGCGTCGGCCCGGGGATCGCTCCCGGCCGACCCGAACGACCTCTCCGTCACGATCGTCGACGGGTACGTCGACGAGCCGGCCCACTTCGGCGTCCCGCCGTACCTCTCGACGTACCCGCGGTACACGGCGGGCGCGCTCGTCGACGCGGGCGTCCCGGAGTCGCAGATAACCTACCACACGATCGACGAACTCCGCGACGACCGGAGCAAGCACGCCGACGTCGCGGACGCCGACCTCATGGTGTACGTCGGCGGGATGACGGTGCCCGGGAAGTACGTCGGCGGAACCCCCGCGGAGCCGGACGAGGTGCGCGAACTGGGCTGGACCGCCGACGGCGTGACGCTGCTCGGCGGCCCGGTTCGCTTCGGGGTCGGGGAGGAGAACGCGGGCGCACAGGAGACGCAGCGGGACGACCTCGACTACGACTTCGTCGCGATGGGCGACGTCGAGGCCGCGGCCCACGACCTCGTCCGCGAGGGGTTAGAGGGGTACGGCAACCGGATGCGGACGAACGAGGAGGTCGACCGCTGGGCGCGGCGGGGGGCGTTCGTCGTCGAGCAGCACCCGAACCACCCCGACTACCTCATCTGCGAGATGGAGACCTCCCGCGGCTGCGCGTACCGCTGCTCGTTCTGTACGGAGCCGCTGTACGGCGACCCGGCGTTCCGGACTCCCGACTCCGTCGTGGGCGAGGTCGACGCGCTCTCGAATCGGGGGGTCAGACACTTCCGGCTCGGCCGGCAGGCCGACATCCTCGCGTTCGGCGGCGACGGCGAGGCGCCGAATCCCGACGCGCTCCGGGAGCTGTACGGCGGGATCCGCGAGGTCGCGCCCGACCTCCGGACGCTCCACCTCGACAACATGAACCCCGTGACGATCACGGACTACCCCGAGGCCTCCCGCGAGGCGATCCGCGTCATCGCGGAGCACAACACGCCGGGCGACACGGCGGCGTTCGGCCTCGAATCCGCCGACCCCGTGGTTCAGGAGGAGAACAACCTGCTCGTCACCGCCGAGGAGTGCTTAGAGGCCGTCCGCGTCGTCAACGAGGAGGGCGGCTGGCGCCCGGGCGACGGTCCCGAGACGACCCCCGGCGACGCGACCCGCGTCACCGGTCCCTCCACCGGCCCGGACGCCTCGCCGCGGCTGCCGAAGCTGCTCCCCGGGATCAACCTCGTCCACGGGCTGACGGGCGAGCGTCCGGAGACGTACGAGCACAACAAGGAGTTCCTCCAGACCGTCTACGACGAGGGGCTGATGCTCCGCCGGATCAACATCCGGCAGGTGATGGCGTTCGCCGGCACGGAGATGGCCGAGACGGGGGCGGACGTCGCTCAGGAGCACAAAGACCAGTTCCAGGCGTACAAGCGCGAGGTGCGCGAGACCATCGACAACCCGATGCTCGACCGCGTGGTCCCGCCCGGGACCGTGCTGCCCGACCTCCACCTCGAATACCACCAGGACGGCAAGACGTTCGGGCGCCAGCTGGGCACCTACGCGCTCCTCGTCGCGGTCCCGGGCGAGCGCGAACTCGGCACGACCATCGACGTGGCGATCACCGACCACGGCTACCGCTCCGTGACGGGCGTCCCGTACCCGCTCGACGTCAACGCGGCCTCGATGGACGAGCTGACCGCGATCCCCGGGATCAACCGGAGCAGGGCCGGCGACGTCGTGGTCGGCCGCCCGTACGAGTCGGTCGACGGGGTCGACGCCGGCGTGGCCGACCTCGCGGCGTACGCGGTCGCGGGCGACACCGACGTGCCGATCCCCGGCCGCGACCGGGCCGGTTCGGGGCCCGGACCGGCCGCGCGCTCGTCGCTCGGACGCGGGGACTGA
- a CDS encoding MBL fold metallo-hydrolase: MSGADPPPGDSPRGDDADPAVTRVEVPVDTRAPDGTTNAYLLDGLLVDPAARTDALDAAIAERGSADAAAPAVEAIAVTHAHPDHVGAVADYAALTDATVVAREGHADRFAAAAGIDPDETVAPGETVGDTAVRVVDTPGHAPDHVAFAAGTPGAEPTRAALCCGDLAVAAGSVAVAAPEGDLTAYLASLERVRDAGYDRFLPGHGPAIDDPAATCDRLIEHRLARERGVIAAIDGGAADLDAVVDGAYEKDLSGVRDLARATVAAHVEKLVGEGRVEGAWRARLAERGFD, encoded by the coding sequence GTGTCGGGCGCCGACCCGCCGCCGGGTGACTCCCCGCGCGGCGACGACGCGGACCCCGCGGTCACCCGGGTCGAGGTCCCCGTCGACACCCGCGCCCCCGACGGGACCACGAACGCGTACCTCCTCGACGGCCTCCTCGTCGACCCGGCGGCCCGGACCGACGCGCTCGACGCCGCGATCGCGGAGCGGGGGTCGGCCGACGCGGCGGCTCCCGCGGTCGAGGCGATCGCGGTCACCCACGCCCACCCGGACCACGTCGGTGCGGTCGCGGACTACGCCGCCCTGACCGACGCGACCGTCGTCGCCCGCGAGGGCCACGCCGACCGCTTCGCCGCGGCGGCCGGGATCGACCCCGACGAGACGGTCGCGCCGGGCGAGACGGTCGGTGACACCGCGGTCCGCGTCGTCGACACCCCGGGGCACGCGCCCGACCACGTCGCGTTCGCGGCCGGAACTCCGGGGGCCGAGCCGACGCGGGCCGCGCTGTGCTGCGGCGACCTCGCCGTCGCGGCGGGGAGCGTCGCGGTCGCCGCGCCGGAGGGGGACCTGACCGCGTACCTCGCGAGCCTCGAACGCGTCCGCGACGCCGGCTACGACCGATTCCTCCCCGGGCACGGCCCCGCGATTGACGACCCGGCGGCGACGTGCGACCGGCTGATCGAACACCGGCTCGCCCGCGAGCGCGGCGTGATCGCCGCGATCGACGGCGGCGCGGCCGACCTCGACGCGGTCGTCGACGGCGCCTACGAGAAGGACCTCTCCGGGGTGCGGGACCTCGCGCGGGCGACGGTCGCCGCCCACGTCGAGAAGCTGGTCGGGGAGGGGCGGGTCGAGGGGGCGTGGCGCGCGCGGCTGGCGGAGCGCGGCTTCGACTGA
- a CDS encoding HAD family hydrolase, giving the protein MAVTFDLFGTLVDVEYPSDPAEAVARELESRDVAVPDDWHVAYGERHVEAPAGAEVPLPAHVSRALDSRGVDADQNVARHAVIAAFDPDVTRRDGALEAVRGAGERGAVGLLSNCAVPELVPRTLIRAGLRGEFDAVTTSVGCGWRKPHPSAFEAAAEALDTSTPALVHVGDDPETDGGIVAAGGRFVDVTETPLSEVVSELEAEP; this is encoded by the coding sequence GTGGCAGTCACCTTCGATCTCTTCGGGACCCTCGTCGACGTCGAGTACCCGTCCGACCCGGCGGAAGCGGTCGCGCGCGAACTGGAGTCCCGCGACGTGGCGGTCCCCGACGACTGGCACGTCGCGTACGGGGAACGACACGTCGAGGCACCCGCCGGCGCGGAGGTCCCCCTCCCGGCGCACGTCTCGCGCGCGCTCGACTCCCGCGGCGTCGACGCGGACCAGAACGTCGCCAGACACGCCGTGATCGCGGCGTTCGACCCCGACGTCACCCGGCGCGACGGCGCGCTGGAGGCGGTCCGCGGCGCGGGCGAGCGCGGGGCGGTCGGGCTGCTCTCGAACTGCGCCGTCCCCGAACTCGTCCCGCGGACCCTGATCCGCGCGGGGCTCCGCGGCGAGTTCGACGCGGTCACGACGAGCGTCGGCTGCGGCTGGCGCAAGCCGCACCCCTCCGCGTTCGAGGCCGCGGCGGAGGCGCTCGACACGTCCACGCCGGCGCTCGTCCACGTCGGGGACGACCCGGAGACTGACGGCGGGATCGTCGCCGCGGGCGGGCGCTTCGTCGACGTGACGGAGACGCCGCTGTCCGAGGTCGTCTCGGAGCTAGAGGCTGAGCCGTAG